Below is a window of Candidatus Poribacteria bacterium DNA.
CAGGAATCGAAACACGAGCTCCTCGACGAACTTCACCCCCGCCGGTTCGAGGTGGTTCTCGATCAGAAGTCGGATCGCCTCCTTCTTGTCTTCGGGTCGAAGATGCGTCAACGCCTTGTCGGATAGCCCGGCGGCTGTCAGCAGCCCAGCCTCGATATCTGAGATCGCAAGAAGGTCTTTGGGTGCTCGGGCTCTCGCCGCGGAATGCTGCAGCGCCCGGGCTTCATGGACAAAGGGCGTCGCGCGCCGGTTCTTCTCTAGGGCGAGTTGGACGAACCCAGCCCTTGTGGCTTCGTACGTCGTGACGAGGTCTTCGCTGGACGCTAGGTGACGCCGGTATGGGGCTCCGGACATCACGGCTTTCTCCACACGTAGACGCACTTCCGCAGCACTTCGCGCCCGTGCTCTCCCATCTGCTGGCTGCTGTTTCCCTTCCCATTGGGCAGAACCAGGATGCTTTCGACGCGAAAGCCAACCTGCTCCGCGATGTGGGAGAGAATCGCATCGACCGGGATGCTGACGCCAGCATACCGCACGTTGTCATTGACCATCAGAAGCGGGGCATTCCCTTTCATCACTCGAGAGCACTCGGCGATGACACATGCCATCTCGTAGAAATACCCGCGCACCATCCGAGGAATGCCGCTGTTATTCAGGAAACCGTCCGCCTTCTGTGCCTCGAGGAACGCCAGGATCGCCTGCAGCAATGGCTGGCGATCTGAGGCATTTAGCGCCAATGCCCACTGAGGATTCATCCCGCGCAGGTCTTTTGCCCGGTTCTCGACCGTACAACTCAGCATCTGCTGGCGCAGCTCACCGAGACCTCGGTCGTCAACGCCCAGCAGCGCGAGTTCCAGCGCATAGGTTCGCGTGTAGTCGTAACGATTACAGTAGGGAGGCGACGTGATGATCGCGTCGTAAGCTAGGTCGTCCAGACCCGGTAGGACCTGTAGACAGGAACCTTCGAAGAGCCGAATCGCGCCGTTCAGGTCCGCGAACGACACCAGTTCGTCTTCTTCAGTAGCAACGGCGTCCAGGAGGATCTCCGTGAGCTTCGATTGGACTGCTGACCCGAAGTCGGCGATAGCGCCCTTGTCGAACATCTTCTTGCCTTGACGCCGTCCGGAGCGGTAGTCCCATCGGAGGTACTGCCCGTCCTTGCGCGTGAAACTGACTTCCTCGAGAACGCAGAACAGCGCAAAACGCAGGATCGTCCGCACCGACAGGCTTACGTCCTGACACGCTGCAAGATACCGTTCGATGGAGTCCTTCGTCTCGTCGGGATAGGCTCCCTTCGTCACTCGAAGCTCTGGCACGACAGCTCTGGTACCGTGACTCTCCCAGACGCGCGACCGCGACCACTGCCGTAGGGTATCAAGGTCTTCCTTTGGCAGTCCAGCGCGTATGATCTGCCGAGCTCGGATGATCTGCTGACCGATGGGCAGTAGCTCAACGCCGTCAGCGTCGATTCCCGCAGCGCTTGCGGCAAAAAGAGCCGTTCCGCTCCCCGCGAACGGATCAAGAATCCGGCCGCGCTGTATCCCGAATCGGTGCAAGAAATATTCCACGA
It encodes the following:
- a CDS encoding site-specific DNA-methyltransferase, which encodes MRDRAEQLRIETGSPLFDAVDHARAELSARFADRFVTEPMLTRSLVSFQANKSRPAYRWYKFKEAFSASLVEYFLHRFGIQRGRILDPFAGSGTALFAASAAGIDADGVELLPIGQQIIRARQIIRAGLPKEDLDTLRQWSRSRVWESHGTRAVVPELRVTKGAYPDETKDSIERYLAACQDVSLSVRTILRFALFCVLEEVSFTRKDGQYLRWDYRSGRRQGKKMFDKGAIADFGSAVQSKLTEILLDAVATEEDELVSFADLNGAIRLFEGSCLQVLPGLDDLAYDAIITSPPYCNRYDYTRTYALELALLGVDDRGLGELRQQMLSCTVENRAKDLRGMNPQWALALNASDRQPLLQAILAFLEAQKADGFLNNSGIPRMVRGYFYEMACVIAECSRVMKGNAPLLMVNDNVRYAGVSIPVDAILSHIAEQVGFRVESILVLPNGKGNSSQQMGEHGREVLRKCVYVWRKP